Proteins found in one Aneurinibacillus uraniidurans genomic segment:
- a CDS encoding DUF294 nucleotidyltransferase-like domain-containing protein produces the protein MKARVKEMLRQNELFRVLPESIITEIVDDSTIVSFPKNHFVIHERDRDNDLFFLITGLAKNTVITDEGNEFSVRFYHPGELAGLINTLAEESSHFSIQTVENCEFLRISKSLFNRLIHEQTLFAEQLTHDISRRLQHMYQALAAETSEHKQGFETYPYRKRVGEMMEYTITAVPPEVAVIEVTSIMLNEKVSSVLVMEHDKLLGIITERDLIKLIPAHTTIPTLRACDIMTENVITVEDDAFFYEAMLLMMKHQVKHLPVVSAGKVEGIITLRKLSDFRGQSVLSTVKTIDQADTIEKLAEHHTNITAFLDRMMKEGAAAHEICTVITELNDRVLRRIIKLAEQAMVEEGLGTPPTDYCWITMGSEGRKEQTLSTDQDNGIIYPDIDDDAHLAEVDAYFAALAEKIVAGLEQCGFPRCKGDVMATNKKWRKSLAEWKYMVEAWFNHMQGEEIRMFTIFLDFRPIYGQMALAHELRQYFMIRKKNFPFMYNLLAEDDASCGVPLGMFGRIVYDKKIKDGIDIKGGALVHFVNAMRLLAIFENIDAVSTLERLAELTDKGTFTKEEEDEVRDSFNTLLYFRIRENMRQLQSGISLSNELHVVSLPKDEQIRLKKALNTAKWLQQKLIRQFQVRGIRI, from the coding sequence ATGAAGGCAAGAGTAAAAGAAATGCTACGACAAAACGAGCTGTTTCGCGTACTTCCAGAATCAATCATAACGGAAATCGTTGATGATTCCACAATCGTTTCTTTTCCAAAAAACCATTTTGTCATCCATGAACGCGACCGTGACAATGATCTATTTTTCCTGATTACAGGACTTGCTAAAAATACGGTTATCACAGATGAAGGAAACGAATTTTCCGTTCGCTTCTATCATCCGGGTGAACTCGCAGGTCTGATTAATACACTGGCAGAAGAGTCATCTCACTTTTCTATCCAAACCGTCGAGAATTGTGAATTCCTACGAATTTCCAAGTCACTATTTAACCGACTCATTCATGAACAAACGTTATTTGCTGAACAGCTTACACACGATATTAGTCGACGCTTACAGCACATGTACCAGGCGCTGGCCGCAGAAACCTCTGAACACAAGCAGGGGTTTGAGACATACCCATACCGCAAGCGTGTAGGCGAGATGATGGAGTACACGATTACAGCCGTACCGCCAGAGGTTGCTGTAATCGAGGTTACTTCTATCATGCTGAATGAAAAGGTTAGCTCCGTACTTGTCATGGAACACGATAAGCTTCTTGGTATCATCACAGAACGTGATTTAATCAAGCTAATTCCTGCTCACACTACCATCCCCACTCTCCGGGCATGCGATATTATGACGGAGAACGTTATTACAGTGGAAGATGATGCCTTCTTCTATGAGGCGATGCTTCTGATGATGAAACATCAGGTCAAACACCTTCCAGTCGTATCTGCAGGCAAAGTGGAAGGCATCATCACCCTGCGAAAACTGTCTGACTTCCGTGGACAGTCTGTACTCAGCACGGTAAAAACGATCGATCAGGCTGATACAATCGAAAAACTTGCGGAGCATCATACAAATATTACTGCCTTTCTAGATCGCATGATGAAAGAAGGAGCAGCAGCACACGAGATTTGCACCGTTATCACAGAACTGAATGATCGGGTGCTCCGTAGAATTATCAAACTTGCTGAGCAAGCCATGGTCGAAGAGGGACTCGGTACTCCACCGACTGATTACTGCTGGATTACGATGGGCAGTGAAGGCCGTAAAGAACAGACACTCAGCACCGATCAAGATAATGGCATTATTTACCCTGATATCGATGATGATGCCCACCTTGCTGAAGTGGACGCTTATTTCGCCGCCCTTGCCGAAAAAATTGTCGCTGGACTCGAACAATGTGGGTTCCCTCGCTGTAAAGGGGATGTAATGGCAACCAATAAAAAATGGCGCAAATCACTCGCCGAGTGGAAATACATGGTGGAAGCCTGGTTCAATCATATGCAGGGAGAAGAAATTCGGATGTTTACCATTTTCCTAGACTTCCGCCCGATATATGGACAGATGGCACTCGCTCATGAATTGCGCCAATATTTTATGATACGCAAAAAGAATTTCCCTTTTATGTACAATCTACTTGCGGAAGACGACGCATCATGTGGTGTACCGCTTGGTATGTTTGGTCGTATTGTTTACGACAAAAAAATTAAAGATGGGATTGATATAAAAGGAGGAGCACTTGTCCATTTTGTAAATGCCATGCGTCTGCTCGCAATCTTTGAAAATATTGATGCTGTCTCGACACTTGAAAGACTTGCAGAGCTCACCGACAAAGGAACATTTACAAAAGAAGAGGAAGACGAAGTACGCGACTCCTTTAACACACTTCTCTATTTCCGCATTCGTGAAAACATGCGCCAGCTACAATCTGGCATATCGCTTTCTAATGAGTTGCATGTGGTATCTCTGCCAAAAGATGAGCAGATCCGGTTAAAAAAAGCGCTTAATACCGCAAAGTGGCTGCAGCAAAAGCTTATTCGCCAATTCCAGGTACGCGGTATCCGAATTTAG
- the refZ gene encoding forespore capture DNA-binding protein RefZ, which translates to MKRSPKHTKQKIVDAAAALFDSQGFDRTTVRQIACAADVNVALISYYFKHKQGLLEVIMMDYYELLFARLDTCKACDEQGGANVQLYRMIEVHIRFQSEMSQTTRLIQRELSVESMLGREVMSTYLTRLKHYFVSVLEEGMETGEFKLIDVDHVIIYLFAIAGFPYTYPQIVREVFYLEPLEESFIQQTIQHVHTVVRQILTPAVTS; encoded by the coding sequence GTGAAACGTTCACCGAAGCATACGAAGCAGAAAATAGTTGACGCAGCGGCTGCGTTGTTTGATTCGCAGGGGTTTGACAGGACAACCGTGCGGCAGATTGCATGTGCGGCAGATGTGAACGTAGCGCTAATCTCTTATTATTTTAAACATAAACAAGGGCTGCTTGAAGTGATCATGATGGACTATTATGAATTGCTTTTTGCACGCTTGGATACTTGCAAGGCTTGTGATGAGCAAGGTGGGGCAAATGTGCAGCTATATCGTATGATAGAGGTACACATTCGGTTTCAGAGTGAGATGAGTCAGACCACTCGCTTGATTCAGCGAGAACTGTCTGTAGAATCTATGCTTGGGCGAGAGGTTATGAGTACATATTTGACACGTCTAAAACATTATTTTGTTTCTGTTTTGGAAGAGGGGATGGAGACAGGGGAATTTAAGTTGATTGACGTGGATCATGTCATTATTTATTTGTTTGCTATAGCTGGGTTTCCCTATACATATCCGCAGATTGTGCGGGAGGTATTTTATCTAGAACCTCTCGAAGAGTCGTTTATTCAACAGACCATACAGCATGTGCATACAGTTGTACGACAGATTTTGACACCTGCTGTTACATCTTAG
- a CDS encoding septation ring formation regulator EzrA: MMRDAGRRMSRFTLVIVVLCMTVLCPPIVWAEGFPPSINKPVIDTQNLLKDDEKKEFTRVAADLAQTYKLLVIADPKPLTLTQYAQQLPDNFTINDTTMVIVVSFNDKKMVAVSGKYFTERGITGEVITRKVDNFFSPYAKQGAIMKGVLSFVQSIDTEVKDAKPTEIVAKTAAANAPQDVQVFPVWLLIGMILVAVFGIGLLVAFTLRKRTLKAIDEVDEWRIRVSEQLNLFTIDPSWKKEPGRIKEKYLAILTSLDDLKKDAIVDVELILADAEEMTARFRFRRSRDILAEASGKLMHIESDLDKLHIRLENLKETLQDVSSFKEETNEMRQKVERRFNELKIQYKVSFHTLKERLNQLDREVGEIKEAEEKGDFHEARDLLQQVRDNLIRMEEELENIPLIRQAIMKDIDQEIRQLDEDAKEMVTGGYTSGEEFFLARIIKIRGRAEVLPQLFEEGKIEETEEEIGKVREDIEAVYQTMEEIVTSRHRYRQYITELPHYVTVLRQDEQFLAEELEDLAQRYQVEEGEAFRYYQQIPALVADAQDALEQIAAAEVPEAYERHSQMLTQVAERVTEFMERRELIMRELNEFRKGETTALEEVKDLRTSVARVEQQLKRLYLPDVPLYVSDSLHHCRQAIAAVEDALAESPLNIQKAEMLLKQAKGQVEKALEQAAQMVRDVRETEDKIQRTNRFRRNDPEISKLLKASEAAFHAVRYEEANELADQAYNLAVERYGLD, from the coding sequence ATGATGAGAGACGCCGGACGACGAATGTCCCGTTTTACCCTTGTTATTGTAGTACTGTGTATGACAGTGCTGTGTCCGCCTATCGTTTGGGCAGAAGGATTCCCACCTTCGATTAACAAGCCGGTTATTGATACACAAAATCTACTAAAAGACGATGAGAAGAAGGAGTTTACCCGGGTTGCTGCTGATCTTGCCCAGACGTATAAGCTACTTGTTATTGCAGATCCGAAACCCCTTACACTGACGCAGTATGCACAGCAGCTTCCAGATAATTTTACGATCAATGATACAACAATGGTAATTGTAGTATCATTTAATGATAAAAAAATGGTAGCGGTTAGCGGTAAATATTTTACAGAGCGAGGCATTACCGGGGAAGTAATAACGCGTAAAGTAGATAATTTTTTCAGTCCATATGCTAAGCAGGGTGCGATAATGAAAGGTGTTTTGTCATTTGTTCAGTCGATAGACACTGAAGTAAAAGATGCAAAACCAACGGAAATCGTAGCGAAGACAGCGGCGGCGAATGCTCCGCAAGATGTACAAGTTTTCCCGGTTTGGCTGCTCATTGGAATGATTTTGGTTGCGGTGTTTGGGATTGGACTGCTTGTTGCTTTTACCCTGCGTAAGCGCACGCTAAAAGCAATTGACGAGGTCGATGAATGGCGTATTCGCGTATCGGAACAACTGAACTTGTTTACGATTGATCCATCGTGGAAGAAAGAGCCAGGTCGGATTAAAGAGAAATATCTGGCCATTTTAACATCGCTAGATGATCTCAAAAAAGACGCCATTGTAGACGTAGAACTTATTCTGGCGGACGCGGAAGAAATGACGGCCCGGTTCCGTTTCCGACGCAGTCGGGATATTCTCGCAGAAGCGAGTGGTAAACTTATGCATATTGAATCTGACTTGGATAAGCTGCATATTCGCCTTGAGAATTTGAAAGAAACGTTGCAGGACGTTTCAAGCTTTAAAGAAGAAACGAACGAAATGCGTCAAAAAGTGGAACGTCGCTTCAACGAGTTGAAAATCCAATACAAAGTTTCATTCCATACATTAAAAGAACGATTGAACCAGTTAGATCGTGAAGTTGGAGAGATCAAGGAAGCCGAAGAAAAAGGAGACTTTCATGAGGCGCGTGATCTGCTGCAGCAAGTACGTGACAATCTGATCCGTATGGAGGAAGAGCTGGAGAATATCCCGCTAATTCGCCAGGCGATTATGAAAGATATCGATCAGGAAATTCGCCAGTTGGATGAGGATGCGAAAGAAATGGTCACAGGCGGGTACACGTCTGGAGAAGAGTTTTTCTTAGCTCGGATTATTAAAATTCGAGGTAGGGCGGAGGTTTTGCCGCAGTTATTCGAAGAGGGCAAAATTGAAGAGACAGAAGAAGAGATTGGTAAAGTGCGGGAAGATATTGAAGCTGTGTATCAGACGATGGAAGAGATTGTGACGAGTCGCCATCGTTATCGCCAGTACATAACTGAACTGCCGCATTATGTGACGGTATTGCGCCAGGATGAGCAGTTCCTTGCCGAAGAGCTAGAGGATCTTGCTCAGCGTTATCAGGTAGAAGAGGGAGAAGCTTTCCGTTATTATCAGCAGATTCCTGCGCTTGTAGCTGATGCCCAAGATGCACTTGAACAAATCGCTGCGGCGGAAGTTCCAGAAGCGTATGAACGACATTCTCAAATGCTCACGCAAGTAGCAGAACGAGTAACAGAGTTTATGGAACGGCGGGAATTAATTATGAGAGAGCTGAATGAATTTCGTAAAGGAGAGACGACAGCTCTTGAGGAAGTTAAAGATTTACGTACAAGCGTAGCACGTGTGGAACAGCAGCTGAAGCGGTTGTATCTTCCGGATGTTCCATTGTATGTATCCGACAGTTTGCACCACTGTCGCCAGGCGATTGCTGCCGTCGAAGATGCGCTTGCCGAAAGTCCGCTTAATATTCAAAAAGCTGAAATGCTGCTAAAGCAGGCCAAAGGACAAGTAGAAAAAGCGCTTGAACAAGCTGCGCAAATGGTGCGGGATGTGCGAGAGACCGAAGATAAAATTCAACGGACCAACCGTTTTCGTCGTAATGATCCAGAGATCAGCAAGCTTCTGAAAGCTTCGGAAGCTGCCTTTCACGCTGTGCGTTATGAAGAAGCGAACGAGCTAGCAGATCAGGCATATAATCTTGCTGTAGAACGTTATGGATTAGACTAA
- a CDS encoding DUF485 domain-containing protein, with protein sequence MAGFAKSNSSTPGGSHGKKINYTAIVQSAKFKQLMATKRSFIIPMCIFFFTFYYVLPIMTSYSKVLNTPAIGSITWAWIYAFAQFIMTWALCMIYSSKAASFDKISDEIIEENKGGK encoded by the coding sequence ATGGCAGGATTTGCAAAAAGCAATTCTTCGACACCAGGAGGCTCCCACGGAAAAAAAATCAATTACACCGCGATTGTCCAGTCAGCAAAGTTTAAGCAATTAATGGCAACAAAGCGCAGCTTTATCATTCCGATGTGTATTTTTTTCTTTACGTTTTACTACGTCCTTCCTATTATGACTTCATACAGCAAGGTACTTAACACCCCGGCAATCGGTTCTATTACTTGGGCATGGATCTATGCCTTTGCACAATTCATCATGACATGGGCACTCTGCATGATCTACTCAAGTAAAGCGGCCTCCTTTGACAAAATTTCTGATGAAATCATTGAAGAAAACAAAGGGGGAAAATAA
- a CDS encoding solute symporter family protein, whose amino-acid sequence MNTTAFIFFLLIVGATLLITYYASKRTNSTSEFYTAGGGLTGWQNGLAIAGDYMSAASFLGIAGSIALTGFDGFFFSIGYLVAYLVVLYIVAEPLRNLGKYTMADMIAARFDNSKVRGVAALSTITISTFYMIAQLVGAGALIKLLLGLDYTTSVLIVGTLMTVYVIFGGMTATSWVQIVKAVLLMVGTFIISVMVFAKFNFSFVEMFNHMKTATPLGEAYLNPGVKYKNGLDTISINIALVLGTAGLPHILIRFFTVKDAQTARKSVVYATWLIGFFYIMTIFLGFGAAAFVGKEAIVKANAAGNMAAPLLAQSLGGDLLMAFVAAVAFATILAVVAGLVLTAASAFAHDFYSHILRKGQATEKEQMVAARWASIGVSIISVILALGAQKMNVAFLVSLAFCVAASSNLPVIIFTIFWRRFNTAGAITGMFVGLFTALILVAVSPNVFGPPGKAIFEGTPLITLTNPALISVPVGFLAAYLGTFLGRRESDEKFDEVLVKANTGIKESA is encoded by the coding sequence ATGAATACAACGGCATTTATATTCTTCCTTCTCATCGTAGGTGCCACTCTTCTGATTACGTACTATGCTTCTAAGAGAACAAATTCAACAAGTGAGTTCTATACAGCAGGTGGAGGCCTGACCGGTTGGCAGAACGGCCTTGCAATTGCTGGCGACTATATGTCAGCTGCCTCATTCCTTGGAATCGCCGGTTCAATCGCTCTAACTGGATTTGACGGCTTCTTCTTTAGTATTGGATATCTTGTGGCGTATCTTGTTGTTCTCTACATTGTAGCCGAACCACTTCGCAACCTTGGTAAATATACGATGGCTGATATGATTGCAGCTCGTTTTGACAACAGTAAAGTTCGTGGTGTTGCTGCGCTTAGTACCATTACAATCTCTACGTTTTATATGATTGCTCAGCTCGTTGGAGCAGGTGCACTTATTAAACTTCTTCTTGGTCTTGACTATACGACATCCGTTTTAATTGTTGGTACACTGATGACCGTGTATGTAATCTTCGGTGGTATGACTGCAACGAGCTGGGTACAGATCGTTAAAGCCGTTCTGCTGATGGTCGGTACATTCATCATTTCCGTTATGGTATTTGCGAAGTTTAACTTTAGCTTCGTTGAGATGTTCAACCATATGAAAACAGCAACACCGCTTGGCGAAGCTTATCTAAATCCAGGCGTAAAATACAAAAACGGTCTTGATACGATTTCGATTAACATTGCACTCGTACTTGGCACAGCTGGTCTTCCGCACATCCTCATTCGTTTCTTCACGGTTAAGGATGCGCAGACGGCACGCAAATCCGTTGTATACGCAACATGGCTGATCGGTTTCTTCTATATCATGACGATCTTCCTTGGCTTCGGAGCAGCTGCATTCGTAGGTAAAGAAGCGATTGTAAAAGCAAACGCAGCTGGTAACATGGCAGCTCCTCTGCTTGCACAATCACTCGGTGGTGATCTGCTGATGGCATTTGTTGCAGCCGTAGCATTCGCAACAATTCTTGCGGTAGTAGCTGGTCTTGTACTGACAGCAGCCTCCGCTTTTGCTCACGACTTCTACAGTCATATCCTGCGTAAAGGCCAGGCAACAGAAAAAGAACAAATGGTAGCGGCTCGCTGGGCTTCCATCGGTGTATCTATTATCTCTGTTATTCTTGCTCTGGGCGCACAAAAAATGAACGTAGCGTTCCTTGTATCGCTTGCATTCTGCGTAGCGGCAAGTTCTAATCTACCAGTTATCATCTTTACGATTTTCTGGCGCCGCTTTAATACAGCCGGAGCAATTACGGGAATGTTCGTCGGTCTCTTCACCGCTCTTATCCTGGTAGCCGTAAGTCCAAACGTATTCGGTCCTCCAGGCAAAGCGATCTTTGAAGGTACTCCGCTGATCACTCTAACTAACCCTGCACTCATTTCCGTACCGGTCGGCTTCCTTGCTGCCTATCTCGGCACATTCTTAGGACGCCGTGAGAGCGATGAGAAATTTGATGAAGTGCTGGTTAAAGCCAATACTGGCATAAAAGAAAGTGCGTAA
- a CDS encoding NAD(P)/FAD-dependent oxidoreductase: MLVSYWDVIVIGGGPAGLMASAAAAAQNARVLLIDKGDKLGRKLMISGGGRCNVTNAKPLEELMKNIPGNGRFLFSALSHFNNTHIIEFFTGLGIALKEEDRGRMFPASDKAKSVVDALLGEIRRLGVTIRTNEAVECLLFDDESVTGIQLCSGEMIRTGAVIVATGGASVPATGSTGDAYPWAEKAGHVITELFPTAVPLTADNAYIKEGKLQGLSLQNVELTLWNPKGKKVCVEEGDMLFTHFGISGPVALRVSHYVSVTQRKFGSIPLSVTIDIMPEKSISEIEQETLALMQAEPKKTVKNVLRTYVTERLLRTMFEEADISEDTTYAHINRAAWTDFTRLFKQFPVHVTGTLPLEQATVTGGGVSIKEIDPKSMQSKRKKGLFFAGEVLDVHAHTGGYNITVAFTTGHAAGCAAANQSLGVEDRFVPLKQKDKGR, translated from the coding sequence ATACTTGTGTCTTATTGGGATGTAATTGTAATTGGAGGCGGGCCAGCTGGTCTTATGGCCTCTGCAGCGGCAGCCGCACAGAACGCTCGTGTACTGCTTATCGATAAAGGAGACAAACTAGGTCGTAAGCTGATGATCTCGGGTGGTGGACGCTGCAATGTGACGAACGCCAAACCCCTGGAAGAATTGATGAAGAACATTCCGGGTAATGGTCGCTTTTTATTCAGCGCATTGTCCCATTTTAACAATACACACATTATCGAGTTCTTTACCGGACTCGGCATTGCGCTAAAAGAAGAAGACCGAGGTCGGATGTTTCCGGCAAGCGATAAAGCCAAAAGCGTAGTAGATGCTTTGCTCGGCGAGATTCGTCGCCTTGGCGTTACCATTCGGACGAATGAAGCAGTCGAGTGTCTACTGTTCGATGATGAATCCGTTACTGGCATACAGCTTTGTTCTGGCGAGATGATACGGACTGGCGCTGTCATTGTAGCGACAGGCGGTGCTTCTGTTCCCGCAACCGGTTCGACAGGAGATGCGTACCCCTGGGCAGAAAAAGCTGGTCACGTCATTACCGAACTGTTCCCAACCGCTGTTCCACTCACAGCAGATAATGCTTATATCAAAGAAGGAAAGCTCCAGGGACTCTCGCTCCAAAATGTTGAGCTTACGTTATGGAATCCAAAAGGAAAAAAGGTATGCGTCGAAGAAGGCGACATGTTATTCACTCACTTCGGCATTTCTGGTCCGGTAGCACTTCGGGTTAGCCACTACGTTTCTGTTACACAGCGCAAGTTTGGGTCTATCCCATTATCTGTAACAATTGATATAATGCCAGAAAAAAGCATCTCAGAGATCGAACAGGAAACACTGGCTCTCATGCAGGCAGAGCCGAAGAAAACAGTTAAAAATGTCCTGCGTACGTATGTGACTGAACGTCTGCTGCGTACGATGTTCGAAGAGGCTGACATCAGCGAAGATACGACATACGCTCATATCAATCGTGCGGCCTGGACAGATTTCACCCGTTTATTCAAGCAATTCCCGGTACATGTTACCGGCACCCTGCCACTTGAGCAGGCTACCGTCACTGGAGGAGGTGTGAGCATCAAGGAAATCGACCCGAAAAGCATGCAATCCAAACGCAAGAAAGGTCTTTTCTTCGCTGGGGAAGTTCTTGACGTGCACGCACATACGGGCGGATATAACATCACGGTTGCGTTTACAACAGGACATGCCGCAGGCTGTGCTGCCGCAAATCAGTCCCTCGGAGTGGAGGATCGCTTTGTTCCGCTAAAACAAAAAGACAAGGGGCGCTGA
- a CDS encoding SDR family NAD(P)-dependent oxidoreductase, with the protein MTNSTAQNQTTTSTQPAVNGGRKLQDKVTVITGGNGGLGRAIALSYIAEGAKVVLAARNEETMAKVHKEIEELGADVLSVATDVASESDCKNLFEKTIERFGRVDILVNNAGISGPTGSVAELSLEDWNTTLNIDITGAFLCTKEAAKLMIPQNSGNIINVSSIFGKRAYPYRSPYAVAKWGMIGFTQSVAAELGKHNIRVNCICPGPVQGPRIERVWQKRAEIRNVPWEVIQDKMLRMAALRRIPTEDEVGKVALFLACDDSASMTGQSLNVSCGTEMR; encoded by the coding sequence ATGACGAACAGCACGGCTCAAAACCAGACAACGACAAGCACACAGCCAGCAGTAAACGGGGGACGGAAACTGCAAGATAAAGTTACAGTAATAACAGGCGGCAATGGCGGCCTTGGCCGTGCGATTGCGCTGTCTTACATTGCAGAAGGCGCAAAAGTTGTTCTTGCCGCTCGTAATGAAGAAACCATGGCCAAAGTTCACAAAGAAATCGAAGAACTGGGCGCAGACGTATTGAGCGTTGCGACAGATGTAGCTAGTGAAAGTGACTGCAAAAATCTGTTTGAAAAAACAATCGAGCGTTTTGGTCGCGTCGACATTCTCGTCAATAATGCAGGCATCTCCGGTCCAACAGGATCTGTTGCAGAACTGTCGCTCGAAGACTGGAATACGACGCTGAATATTGATATTACAGGCGCATTCCTTTGCACGAAAGAAGCAGCGAAACTGATGATTCCGCAGAACTCAGGCAATATCATCAATGTATCCTCGATCTTTGGCAAGCGCGCGTACCCGTATCGTTCTCCGTATGCGGTAGCGAAGTGGGGTATGATCGGCTTTACACAGAGTGTGGCGGCGGAGCTTGGCAAACACAACATTCGTGTCAATTGCATTTGCCCGGGCCCGGTACAGGGACCACGCATTGAGCGTGTATGGCAGAAACGTGCAGAAATTCGCAATGTGCCGTGGGAAGTGATTCAGGATAAAATGCTTCGGATGGCGGCGCTTCGCCGTATTCCGACAGAAGATGAAGTTGGCAAGGTGGCTCTGTTCCTCGCATGCGATGATTCCGCAAGTATGACGGGGCAGTCCCTGAATGTATCATGCGGAACAGAAATGAGATAA
- a CDS encoding DUF169 domain-containing protein: MSETIQASGQEQRVLLHNEIEKHVRPDTFPLAIRVLRPGEEVPAKAKRPMRDLHVQLSICQAVTMSRRYGWAIALGGEDVSCPIAKAVFHFEEPLEFYTKGNLAHGMYAETQACGELSEAAVPKFTKEESGTIVVSPLNRAEFEPDVVVVYGNSAQVMRMVAASLYKTGGAITSEFSARADCAELIIRTMQADSAQVILPCYGDRVFGQTYDHEMAFSFPYRMAGDVMEGFAGTHRGGVRYPIPSFLHYQAKYPATYEKLNDMWKEQE, encoded by the coding sequence ATGAGCGAAACAATCCAAGCTTCCGGGCAAGAGCAACGTGTTTTATTACACAATGAAATTGAAAAGCATGTCCGTCCTGACACATTTCCGCTGGCGATTCGGGTACTGCGCCCAGGGGAAGAGGTTCCGGCAAAAGCAAAGCGTCCGATGCGTGATCTACACGTACAACTGAGCATCTGTCAAGCTGTTACGATGTCACGTCGCTATGGTTGGGCGATTGCACTAGGTGGAGAAGATGTATCTTGTCCGATTGCAAAAGCTGTTTTTCATTTTGAAGAGCCGCTTGAATTTTATACAAAAGGGAATTTAGCCCACGGGATGTATGCAGAAACACAGGCGTGTGGGGAACTGTCTGAAGCAGCTGTTCCGAAGTTTACGAAAGAAGAGAGTGGCACGATTGTAGTCAGTCCGCTAAACCGTGCAGAGTTTGAACCAGATGTTGTGGTTGTGTATGGAAACTCGGCACAAGTGATGCGAATGGTAGCGGCTTCTCTTTATAAAACAGGTGGAGCGATTACATCCGAGTTCTCAGCACGTGCTGACTGTGCAGAGTTAATTATTCGTACGATGCAGGCGGACAGTGCGCAGGTTATTTTGCCATGCTATGGTGATCGAGTGTTCGGTCAGACATATGATCATGAGATGGCATTTTCATTTCCGTATCGCATGGCAGGCGATGTAATGGAGGGATTTGCGGGTACACATCGAGGTGGTGTGCGTTATCCTATCCCATCGTTCCTGCACTATCAGGCTAAATATCCAGCCACATACGAAAAATTAAATGATATGTGGAAAGAACAAGAGTAA
- a CDS encoding iron-containing alcohol dehydrogenase — protein sequence MSIHQFLSPEVIVTGAGSLQKTGEYALRYGMHALIITDRILADLGMTKPLEKVLKKAGIKFSIFSDISGEPTLSEVNRGLALCEEVNCEVLIAIGGGSAIDTAKAISLMYNNQPPMAQYMGMEKVPAPGLPIVAIPTTAGTGSEVTRVTVIADEETDVKMMIASRFLVPRVAILDPELTVSCPKGVTAGTGVDALTHAIEAYISRKQQPLADSMALSAIRRIYPNLERAWLNGKNIEAREEVLIGAMEAGLAFSNASVALVHGMSRPIGALFHVPHGISNAILLPSVMRYSMPAAISRFADIARAMGADTTGMSDEEAAELAVEMAEQLCAALQLPTLKQLNIDPEKFMEAAPKMAHDALESGSPGNNPRLATADEIVQLYKELVEKSYVSEGA from the coding sequence ATGTCGATTCATCAGTTTTTATCGCCGGAAGTTATTGTAACAGGTGCCGGCTCGCTTCAAAAAACAGGAGAATATGCGCTGCGCTACGGCATGCATGCGCTCATTATAACGGATCGCATTCTTGCTGATCTGGGCATGACCAAACCGCTTGAAAAAGTATTGAAAAAAGCTGGGATTAAATTTTCGATCTTCTCTGATATTTCTGGCGAACCAACGTTGAGTGAAGTCAATCGTGGGCTTGCGCTCTGTGAAGAGGTAAACTGTGAAGTGCTTATAGCGATCGGGGGCGGTAGCGCTATTGATACAGCCAAAGCCATCTCGCTGATGTATAACAACCAGCCTCCAATGGCTCAATACATGGGCATGGAAAAAGTACCAGCTCCAGGTCTGCCGATCGTTGCGATTCCGACAACAGCTGGAACCGGATCGGAAGTAACACGTGTAACAGTAATTGCAGATGAGGAAACGGATGTCAAAATGATGATCGCAAGCCGCTTCCTCGTTCCGCGTGTGGCCATTCTTGATCCAGAGCTTACAGTAAGCTGTCCGAAAGGGGTAACAGCCGGGACCGGGGTAGATGCGTTGACGCATGCAATTGAAGCGTACATCTCGCGCAAACAGCAGCCGCTGGCCGATTCGATGGCACTGTCAGCCATCCGCCGCATCTATCCGAATTTAGAGCGTGCTTGGCTGAATGGTAAAAATATAGAAGCCCGGGAAGAAGTACTGATTGGTGCCATGGAAGCAGGTCTTGCGTTTAGCAACGCATCCGTAGCACTTGTACATGGCATGTCGCGCCCGATCGGTGCCTTGTTCCATGTGCCGCACGGGATTTCGAATGCGATTCTACTTCCAAGTGTTATGCGGTATTCTATGCCTGCAGCGATATCACGGTTTGCTGATATTGCCCGCGCTATGGGGGCGGATACAACCGGCATGTCCGATGAAGAAGCGGCAGAGTTAGCTGTAGAAATGGCGGAGCAGTTATGCGCAGCCCTTCAATTGCCGACGCTTAAGCAGCTGAATATTGATCCGGAAAAGTTTATGGAAGCTGCGCCTAAAATGGCACATGACGCACTTGAAAGCGGGAGTCCAGGTAACAATCCGCGCTTGGCGACAGCTGACGAAATTGTTCAACTATATAAGGAGTTAGTCGAAAAATCATACGTTTCCGAGGGGGCATGA